The Ignicoccus islandicus DSM 13165 sequence GATCGGGAAGGGGACTTTCTATTCCCTATTGGGACTCTACATTGACAGGTACGTTAGGTGCGGGAGGTATCGATGTTTGAATCTTTCTATTCCCTATTGGGACTCTACCCTGAGGCGCCCCCTCCCGTCAGGGAGGGGGATATAAAAACTTTCTATTCCCTATTGGGACTCTACATAAAAGCACTAGAAGAAGCGAGTGAGTTAGAGCTACTTTCTATTCCCTATTGGGACTCTACCGTTGCCCTCCTATTTAAACAATCAATTCCCCATCTTTTAACCCTTTCCCCTCATTTGCCTTTCCTCAACCACACCTTTCCTCTCAGAACTTAAACTCAAGTAGTTGTCCAATATATGTATACATATGCTTGTATAAGGTAGGCTGGAGTAGAAATCCTCATGATCATCGGAGTTCTCATGATCGCTTATTAACCCCTCAATGCAACTTCTCATTGTAAAGATCGATCTTGAAAGGACCTCGTACTGATGGTCCGAACTCCAGAGTTGTAAATTGCATTTGTTTTTACAAATACAATGTTGAATGATTAGGTTTAAATAGAATTAACAATTAGGAAGGCTGGTAGAAACTGAAGGTGCTTAAGGAGACCATTAATTTTGAATTCGAATGGTTAAGGTTGAAGAAATGAGTGAATTAATTGTTAGTAAATGGAAAATAGAATTTGGACAAGAGGTGGAGATGGGTATTCACCATTGGATGGTGAATAGCTAAAGTTAATTATTACGCAATTGCGCCCTTGCACCAAGGTAGCTAGGGAATGGTGAAACCCTTCGAAGTAGAAGCTAGGTTTCTAGTAGATGAGAGGTTCCTTGAGAAACTTCTCTCTATGGGATTCAAGGTAATAAGGGAATACGCATTTACTGACTACTTCTACGAGCCACCGAGCGGTTGGAAGGGTAACAAAGCATTGAGAATAAGGGATTGGGGAAACAGTTGCGAAGTGCTTTTCGATTCAATCGACGTGATTGAGACGAACGGCATAAAGGTAAAGAGGAGCAAATTCAAGGAAGGTAAAGTGAAACTATACGAAGGTTCGAGAAAAGAATGTGAGAAGCTGCTAGAGGAGATGGAATTCCAACGTAAATTTGTTATTGAAAAAGAGAGGGGTTACTTGCTTAATAACGGAAGGTATACCGTTGCATTGGAAAGAATTCTCGGCAAATGGGTTTTAGAGGTAGAAGTGAATGGAGAGGATTTGGAAAAGGCCGTATCCGAAATGAAGAGAATAATGAGGGAACTGGGTTTGGAAAGGCCCGTAGCCACTACTACGCGGGAGCTGGTGAAGATATTGGAAAGCGAAGGACGACCTCTACGGTAACCGCTTCCTAAATTTAACCGTTACTTAAGCCCAAAAGGCGCTTGAATCCCTCAACCAGCTCTCCGACGCTCGCCCTATCTTTGGGATTTAGCTCGTGCCCCTTCTTTAAAATACGGACGAGGAATCTCATGACATATGAACTAGACTGTGGGAAATCATCCTATTTTAGGAGCATATTGGTTTACGATTTTGAACAATAGTTAGGATAAAAGGCACTCACCTCGTAACAACACGTTACGAAGAGCGTTCCGGAGGTTTCGCTTCTCTTCGCCCCTTCACTGGTTAGGCCTCATGGGGAATCTGAGTTGCTTTAACTTCTTGGACTGGGGAAACCATTGAAAATGTGTAAAGTTTTATTAACATGTAAAGCAAACTTTACATCGGTGGGAGGGTGAGGTTGAAAGTAATCCCTCTCTTAATAGTGCTTGGAATACCTTTAGCCTTGTTCGTAAGGTACTCGTTGCTCGTATACGTACCGCTGGTCTTCGCCATAGCTCGAGCCTACGATAGGTCCATGGACGAGAGGGACCTAGAGGTTAGGAAGATGGCCTCCATAGCGACTCTGAAGGCCACTATAACGTTACTATCGTTGACCTTCATTGCGTCAACGGTATTCGGACACTTTAAGGAGCTCCTAGCAGTGGCCTTCCTCTCCTCTATACTCGGTTACTGGGCCTTCGTTAACTACTACTATTCGAAAATGGGGTAAAGAGATGGAATGCGTCGAAGTTAAACTGAGGGAGCTCCGAACGGAGAGGGGTATAAGCCAAGAATCCTTAGCGAAGGCGGTAGGCGTTAGCAGACAAACGATAATAGCTATTGAGAAGGGTAGGTACCTACCTTCCCTAACGCTCGCATTGAAAATAGCCAAGTTCTTTAACGTAAACGTAGAGAGCGTCTTCAGGCTTAGGGAGGAGTGCTATCCAAAGAGATGAGGACTCGGGCACGACCGATTAGATGAGGAGGGTCTTGAGTGCTGATCCAACCTCCCCATTTTTCACTCGCTTCTCGAACTCAATTTCGGTGGATGCTTTGTTAGTCAGACCTCCGGCAGTAGCTGGTACTTTCTATCCCTCGGACGTTGACGAACTAATGAGGTTAATAGAATGGAGCTTCACCCATCCCCTAGGTCCGGGAGAGGTTCCCCAAGTTTCGGAAGTTAGGAGGAAGGAGAGCGTAGGCTTCATGGTACCTCACGCAGGCTACATATATTCCGGCCCGGTGGCGGCTTGGGCTTACTACTACCTCGCTAAGGAAGGTCCTCCTGAGACCGTAATAATAGTTGGTCCCAACCACACGGGTCTAGGAAGCCCTATCTCTATCATGCCCCCCAGCATATGGGAGACTCCCTTAGGACACGTCCACGTCGACGCGGAAGCCGTTGAAGAGATAGTAAGGGAAAGCGGAATAGTTGACGTCGATCACACCGCTCACATCTACGAGCACAGCTTAGAGGTTCAACTACCCTTCCTCCAATACCTCTTCGGAAACAAGTTCAAGATAGTTCCAATAGTTATGGCGCTCCAAAGCCCAGAAGCTGCCAAAGCCTTGGCCAAGGGAATATATAATGCTATGGAAAAATTGGGGAAGGACTACGTGTTCTTAGCCTCTAGCGACTTGAACCACTACGAACCCCACGAGGTAACTGTAAAGAAAGACATGATGGCAATAGAGAGAATATTAAAGCTCGATACGGAGGGCCTCTACAAGACGCTCATAGAGAACGACATTAGTATGTGCGGTCCCGGACCAGTTATGACCCTCATGGAGCTATCGAAGCTATACGGTACTAAGGAAGCAGTCTTGCTGAAACACGCCACCAGTGGGGATACGAGCGGCGATTACTCTCAGGTTGTCGGTTACGCTTCTATAAGGTTCCCTCTACCTTAGAAACGACCACTTTTTCTAACACGTCCACGGGTAGAGCTCCTTCGGATAGCAACTTTTCGTGGAAGTCATAGAGGTTAAACTTGGAACCCATGTATTCCTTCACTTTCTCCCTAATCTCCAGTATTCTCATTTTTCCATAGGCGTATGAGAGCTGGTAACCCGGCGTCAAGGTATATCTAAGCACCTCTGCCTTGGCCGATCCTTCGTCCATCCCGACTACTTCAACGAGCTCCTTCACGGCCTCATCGAAGCCCATTTTACCCGTACTCAAACCTATGTCCAAGTAAACCCTTACCCATCTCCACAAGGCGTCCTTGAGTACCTCCCACTTGTATCGAGGATGGTCCTCGAAACCGTTCTCATACATTAACCATTCCGAGTAGTGGGCCCAGCCCTCAATGAAGTCCGTCGCGTTGGCGACTAAGTACCTGTACTTCGTTGGAAGGTGTAAGGAAAGCTGTAAGTGATGGCCCGGATAGGTCTCGTGTACTGCCGTATTCAGTATCTCGTAGTAGTCCTTCTTGGCGCCTCTGGGAGTTACGAAGAGGTAACCCATATTTAAGAAAGAGAAGGGAGATGGGGGATTGTAAGCAGCGAAAGGTATAGTTGGAATTAGAGGCTTGGGGGTGTCTTCGACGCTCAATTGCTCGTCTGGAGCTAAGGGCGCCAGCTTCCTTTCGATTACGAAACTTCTAGCTAAGGCAACGGCCTCTTGGTAGGCGGCCTTCGGATCCTCTACTTCCCTTCCCTTGGGCATCTCTCCCAATTCCTCCTTTAACTCAGCGACCTTTCTCCTAGCTAAGCTCTCGAGCACACCAATTCCCATTCCTATGTTCCTAACTCCTAAGAGCTCATTGAAGAGAGTCTCCCCCATCGG is a genomic window containing:
- a CDS encoding DUF885 domain-containing protein gives rise to the protein MNPLDKVIISHFNYFPHYASYLGLSQYDLLYPKLNLEWLEGYVDASESLLGELEEWDEPSLEIDVSEAIRSIRVELIELAFWRPWKSYPIAPSVVTELLLSILLRKDVPERHKSEALASRIRAIPEILENSKELLEKPRDLWVKLALAELEGLKLTLLELSVPQSVLAKVSEYEKWLGSLEADEGFEPMGETLFNELLGVRNIGMGIGVLESLARRKVAELKEELGEMPKGREVEDPKAAYQEAVALARSFVIERKLAPLAPDEQLSVEDTPKPLIPTIPFAAYNPPSPFSFLNMGYLFVTPRGAKKDYYEILNTAVHETYPGHHLQLSLHLPTKYRYLVANATDFIEGWAHYSEWLMYENGFEDHPRYKWEVLKDALWRWVRVYLDIGLSTGKMGFDEAVKELVEVVGMDEGSAKAEVLRYTLTPGYQLSYAYGKMRILEIREKVKEYMGSKFNLYDFHEKLLSEGALPVDVLEKVVVSKVEGTL
- a CDS encoding helix-turn-helix transcriptional regulator — encoded protein: MECVEVKLRELRTERGISQESLAKAVGVSRQTIIAIEKGRYLPSLTLALKIAKFFNVNVESVFRLREECYPKR
- the amrB gene encoding AmmeMemoRadiSam system protein B — encoded protein: MRLIEWSFTHPLGPGEVPQVSEVRRKESVGFMVPHAGYIYSGPVAAWAYYYLAKEGPPETVIIVGPNHTGLGSPISIMPPSIWETPLGHVHVDAEAVEEIVRESGIVDVDHTAHIYEHSLEVQLPFLQYLFGNKFKIVPIVMALQSPEAAKALAKGIYNAMEKLGKDYVFLASSDLNHYEPHEVTVKKDMMAIERILKLDTEGLYKTLIENDISMCGPGPVMTLMELSKLYGTKEAVLLKHATSGDTSGDYSQVVGYASIRFPLP